CTCATTTCCTTTCAGTTCCCAATAGAAATCTATAAAGGAATTTAATTCTTTACAAGGTTTTATTATTTTGTACTTCATCGGTTTCTGTGATGTAGTTATCTACGCTGTATTCTTCAGCAGGACTTATTATTTTTCAAATTTACAAAATAAACGCTTTCATAATTTATAGTGTAACGACAAATACTTCCTTTAAATGCCAACCAGTTCCAACTTCACCAATCTCTTTAAAAGCTTTTATAAATTTAACTTTCACAGAAAAATTGAGCAGAAATGGAAGTAATCGCAATACAGAAATCCGCATTGGATGGAATGAAAAATGAACTGAAGGATCTTTTGGAAATGACCAAAGATGCTACCGAAAAATATGTCTCTATTTTTAATAAAGAGAAGTGGTTAGATAACCAGGAACTGTGTTTGATGATGAATATTACCAAACGAACTTTACAGACTTATAAGGATAAGGGCATATTGTCTTACACCAGATTGAACCGCAAAAATTATTATAAACTCTCGGATGTAAAGACTTTACTCGAAGCTGGGCAGCCATATAATACCGACACCGATGGATTTAATGACTAATGAAGACGAAGAGATTATAGACCATCACGAAATGATACTCTTATTAAGAAATTACATTGAGGAAATATTGAAACATTACCGCCCTGTGATGAACGGTGAGATATATTTGACTGGTCACGATGTATGTGAAATGTTGCATATCAGCAAACGTACATTACAGCAATATAGAGATGATAGAATACTTCCCTTTATCCAAATAGGAGGTAAAATTATTTTTAAACAATCGGATATACTCACTGCACTAGAGCAGAATTATGTAACCAATAAAGCCACTAATTAATGAATTTTTTGCCTCAACTGGTTTTAAAGATATGATGAGTATCTAAAGCAGTTTAGTATCTTTGTAACGAAATATAGAAAATCTTAAAGTGTTTTTACTTTAAGTCCCACATTGAAAACTGGTAATTTTTAGACAACGGGACAATAAGAAAGAACACCTATGCCATAGGCGTAGGTGCTCGCTTATTCGTTGTCGGGTATACCAGTACCTCAATGTGCGGTAAGTGTAGTGGCCTGCGCCTTATTTTTTGTGCAGGACTACATCAACTTCAAAAAGTATGATGATATGGAAACTGGTACAACACAAGAAAAAATTACCCTAGCTTTTATTAATGATAAAAGTCCAATTTTGGA
This portion of the Flavobacterium sp. CECT 9288 genome encodes:
- a CDS encoding helix-turn-helix domain-containing protein, which produces MEVIAIQKSALDGMKNELKDLLEMTKDATEKYVSIFNKEKWLDNQELCLMMNITKRTLQTYKDKGILSYTRLNRKNYYKLSDVKTLLEAGQPYNTDTDGFND
- a CDS encoding helix-turn-helix domain-containing protein, which encodes MDLMTNEDEEIIDHHEMILLLRNYIEEILKHYRPVMNGEIYLTGHDVCEMLHISKRTLQQYRDDRILPFIQIGGKIIFKQSDILTALEQNYVTNKATN